One window from the genome of Leptospira johnsonii encodes:
- a CDS encoding DJ-1/PfpI family protein gives MQKPFNIGLLIFPDLTPLDFVGPYEVFSRMKNSKVYVIAETKEPIPSERGLFILPDRNLDENIDLDLVLVPGGLGVNRLMENERILNWLREKSKTSKYICSVCTGSLVLAAAGLLNGYKATTHWLSLDVLKLFPNIDVREDRVVIDRDRITGGGVTAGIDFALQVVAEIQGEKAAEEIQLMIEYNPEPPFLSGHPKSANPDLVSETKTSRKKAQDLRKEIAIRSIERLS, from the coding sequence ATGCAAAAACCTTTCAATATCGGGTTACTTATCTTTCCGGATCTAACTCCACTGGATTTTGTAGGTCCTTACGAAGTATTTTCCAGAATGAAAAATTCCAAAGTCTACGTAATTGCCGAAACTAAAGAACCAATTCCCTCCGAAAGAGGACTATTCATCCTTCCCGACAGAAACCTGGACGAAAACATAGATTTAGATTTGGTCTTAGTTCCGGGAGGACTCGGTGTCAATCGGCTCATGGAAAATGAAAGGATCCTGAACTGGCTGAGAGAAAAATCAAAAACCTCCAAATACATTTGTTCTGTATGCACCGGCTCTTTGGTCTTAGCAGCAGCCGGTTTATTGAATGGATACAAAGCAACTACACATTGGCTTTCTTTGGACGTGCTAAAACTTTTTCCAAATATCGATGTGAGAGAAGATAGAGTAGTGATCGATCGAGATCGAATTACTGGAGGTGGAGTGACAGCAGGGATCGATTTTGCACTCCAGGTCGTGGCAGAGATCCAAGGGGAAAAAGCCGCCGAAGAAATCCAACTGATGATCGAATACAATCCTGAGCCTCCTTTTTTAAGCGGACATCCTAAATCCGCAAACCCAGATCTGGTTTCAGAAACCAAGACTTCTCGGAAAAAAGCCCAAGATCTTAGAAAAGAGATCGCTATCAGGTCCATTGAGAGACTTTCCTAA
- the rplA gene encoding 50S ribosomal protein L1, translated as MKRGKKYRAAKEKVDATKVYPIEKAVELAQATSYSKFDGTIEISTKVNYKSLQNVRGTISLPHGTGKLVRVLVFCKGDKQNDAKNAGAEFVGDMDLIEKVAGGWTDFDACVATPDMMKEVGKLGPILGRKGLMPKPKAGTVTNDVAKAVGELKSGRIEYRPDKGGVVHLGVGKVSFDQTKLVENIRTVVQTLLRDKPSDAKGDYLKTFSVSPTMGAGVKVDIKELVNTSI; from the coding sequence ATGAAACGCGGAAAAAAATATCGCGCGGCTAAAGAGAAAGTCGACGCAACTAAAGTTTATCCGATCGAGAAAGCTGTAGAATTAGCTCAAGCTACTTCTTACTCTAAGTTCGACGGAACGATAGAAATCTCTACGAAAGTAAATTATAAATCTCTCCAAAACGTGAGGGGGACTATTTCTCTTCCTCATGGGACCGGTAAACTGGTTCGGGTCCTTGTTTTCTGCAAAGGAGACAAACAGAACGACGCGAAAAACGCAGGTGCGGAATTCGTGGGCGATATGGATCTGATCGAGAAAGTAGCCGGCGGTTGGACCGACTTCGACGCTTGCGTTGCTACTCCCGACATGATGAAGGAAGTAGGTAAGCTTGGACCGATCTTAGGACGTAAAGGTTTAATGCCTAAGCCTAAGGCTGGAACAGTGACTAACGATGTTGCGAAAGCGGTTGGCGAGCTGAAATCAGGACGTATCGAATATCGTCCGGACAAAGGTGGAGTCGTTCACTTAGGAGTAGGTAAGGTCAGTTTCGATCAAACCAAACTCGTTGAGAACATTCGTACGGTAGTTCAAACTCTTCTCCGGGACAAACCTTCCGATGCAAAGGGTGATTATCTGAAAACTTTCTCCGTTTCCCCAACTATGGGTGCCGGTGTGAAAGTAGACATTAAGGAACTGGTCAACACATCCATTTAG
- the secE gene encoding preprotein translocase subunit SecE: protein MKFGAFVQECREELKKVQWPNRQEVMQSTIVVLVTVLFFSAFLFFSDTAFVKLLTGFWNL from the coding sequence GTGAAGTTTGGTGCATTTGTACAAGAATGTAGAGAAGAACTGAAAAAAGTTCAATGGCCGAATAGGCAAGAAGTTATGCAGTCTACTATCGTCGTTCTAGTTACGGTGTTATTTTTCTCTGCCTTCCTATTCTTTTCGGATACTGCGTTTGTGAAGCTTCTTACCGGATTCTGGAATCTGTAA
- a CDS encoding HAD-IA family hydrolase has protein sequence MSSKEHYIFLDVGDTLLTMKKPAGEVYFEVLNEFGLDGSKHPNGYMERAFRKAYAHMTRHPLPDHRDKFHAHEDGSEGWWRELLGFFLKEIGSDLEPDPIFQSIFKRFDEPSVWEIDPGFYELVEFAKERGAGLGIISNWDHRLKQLLASVGVLDYFYPVIVSAEFGYEKPSPLIFQEAEKLVGLSPDKLIYCGDKVELDILPTRSRGWTAFHKHSEGDIRDLRELTAILKKG, from the coding sequence ATGAGCTCCAAAGAACATTACATTTTTCTGGATGTAGGAGACACTCTCCTTACTATGAAAAAGCCCGCAGGGGAAGTGTATTTTGAAGTTCTCAATGAATTCGGCTTGGACGGTTCCAAACATCCAAACGGATATATGGAAAGGGCGTTTCGAAAGGCCTATGCTCACATGACGCGCCATCCACTCCCTGATCATAGGGATAAGTTCCATGCACATGAGGACGGAAGCGAAGGCTGGTGGAGAGAACTCCTAGGCTTCTTCTTAAAAGAAATAGGATCCGATCTGGAACCAGATCCCATTTTCCAATCCATATTCAAACGTTTTGATGAACCTTCCGTTTGGGAGATAGATCCTGGCTTTTACGAATTAGTAGAATTTGCAAAAGAAAGGGGGGCTGGTCTCGGGATCATTTCCAACTGGGATCACAGACTCAAACAGTTGTTGGCTAGCGTAGGCGTCTTGGATTATTTTTATCCAGTGATCGTCTCTGCAGAATTCGGATACGAAAAACCTTCTCCTTTGATCTTCCAGGAGGCGGAGAAACTTGTAGGACTTTCTCCGGACAAGCTCATCTACTGCGGTGATAAAGTAGAGTTGGATATCCTACCCACGAGATCCAGAGGATGGACTGCTTTTCATAAACATTCAGAGGGTGATATCCGGGATCTGAGAGAGCTGACTGCAATATTAAAAAAAGGCTAG
- a CDS encoding sterol desaturase family protein, whose protein sequence is MAINACDFGWECVRNFGLFQLSMNFIRYYPLAGLAFFIFWVWKKGYFEKYRIQKNFPKWEKVVYEIKQSAVTMVMFSLVAVVSFSLQKLGYLPRALYFDISERGWAYAILSYILITVWHETWFYWAHRLMHHKKVYTFVHAIHHKSVNPSPLAAYNFHWAEAFLEAIYVVPFISLVPIHFGVFIFHTFYAMIMNIWWHLGYEFLPKGWASHPITKWINTSTHHNLHHQKFHGNYSLYFNFWDRIMGTNFPNYETYFDEVTERKEVYEKTPVGSEIGFAK, encoded by the coding sequence ATGGCAATCAACGCTTGTGATTTCGGTTGGGAATGTGTTCGGAATTTCGGACTCTTCCAACTTTCTATGAACTTTATCAGATACTATCCTTTAGCAGGACTTGCATTCTTTATATTCTGGGTTTGGAAAAAAGGATACTTTGAGAAGTACAGGATCCAGAAAAATTTCCCGAAATGGGAGAAGGTAGTATACGAAATCAAACAATCAGCGGTTACGATGGTGATGTTCAGTTTGGTCGCAGTCGTTTCTTTCAGCCTTCAAAAATTAGGATATCTTCCGAGAGCGCTCTACTTCGATATTTCCGAAAGAGGTTGGGCTTATGCGATCTTAAGTTATATCCTGATCACTGTCTGGCATGAGACCTGGTTCTATTGGGCTCATAGACTTATGCATCACAAAAAAGTCTATACATTCGTGCATGCAATTCATCATAAATCCGTAAACCCTTCTCCTTTAGCTGCTTACAATTTCCATTGGGCAGAAGCTTTTCTAGAAGCAATCTACGTTGTGCCGTTCATCAGTCTAGTTCCGATCCATTTCGGAGTGTTTATATTCCATACATTCTATGCGATGATAATGAATATATGGTGGCATCTTGGCTATGAATTTCTCCCTAAGGGTTGGGCGAGTCATCCGATCACAAAATGGATCAACACTTCTACTCATCATAATCTTCATCACCAAAAATTCCATGGGAATTATAGCCTCTATTTTAATTTTTGGGATAGGATCATGGGAACAAATTTCCCGAATTACGAAACCTATTTTGATGAGGTAACGGAGAGGAAAGAAGTTTACGAAAAAACTCCTGTCGGCTCCGAGATAGGATTTGCGAAGTAG
- a CDS encoding peroxiredoxin, which produces MALRLGDVAPDFQAETSEGPIEFHKYLGEGWGILFSHPKDYTPVCTTELGYVAKIKPEFEKRNVKVLALSVDPVDSHKGWIGDINETQNTTVNYPIIADADKKVSGLYDMIHPNASETTTVRSVFVIGPDKKVKLTLTYPASTGRNFDELLRVIDSLQLTANYSVATPANWKHGEDVIIVPSVSDEDAEKKFPKGFKKIKPYLRYTPQPNK; this is translated from the coding sequence ATGGCACTTAGATTAGGTGATGTGGCCCCGGATTTCCAGGCAGAAACTTCCGAAGGACCGATAGAATTTCATAAATATTTGGGAGAAGGTTGGGGGATCTTGTTCTCGCATCCGAAAGATTATACTCCCGTTTGCACCACAGAACTTGGTTACGTTGCAAAAATTAAACCGGAATTTGAAAAAAGGAATGTGAAGGTCCTCGCATTATCCGTGGATCCAGTAGACTCTCATAAGGGTTGGATCGGAGATATCAACGAAACCCAAAACACTACTGTAAACTATCCTATCATAGCGGATGCGGACAAAAAAGTTTCCGGTCTTTACGATATGATCCATCCGAACGCAAGTGAGACTACAACTGTTCGTTCCGTGTTCGTGATAGGCCCGGATAAAAAAGTAAAACTGACTTTGACTTATCCTGCATCTACTGGAAGGAATTTCGACGAACTCTTAAGAGTGATCGATTCTCTCCAATTGACTGCAAATTACAGCGTTGCAACTCCCGCTAACTGGAAACATGGAGAGGACGTCATCATAGTTCCTTCCGTTTCCGATGAAGATGCCGAGAAAAAATTTCCGAAAGGTTTTAAAAAGATTAAACCTTATCTGAGATACACTCCTCAGCCGAATAAGTAA
- a CDS encoding helix-turn-helix domain-containing protein, with translation MAKTIYTEEYKIFQKLLKKAREEAGLTQVDVAEALKAPQSFISKVEAGDRRIDVIEFWNLATLYKKPVDFFFKFDDKSEHKSKKKSLKAASSRKRKTR, from the coding sequence TTGGCTAAAACAATCTACACCGAAGAATATAAGATTTTCCAAAAGTTGCTGAAGAAAGCTCGGGAAGAAGCGGGTCTGACCCAAGTGGATGTTGCCGAGGCACTTAAAGCACCTCAATCTTTCATTTCTAAAGTCGAGGCGGGAGACAGAAGGATCGATGTTATCGAATTCTGGAACCTGGCAACACTTTATAAAAAGCCTGTGGACTTCTTCTTCAAATTTGATGATAAATCAGAACACAAATCTAAGAAGAAGTCCTTAAAAGCGGCAAGTTCCAGAAAAAGAAAGACCAGATAA
- the nusG gene encoding transcription termination/antitermination protein NusG, with product MADLKWYALQTYSGHENKVQKNLEKLIQQRKLEEKISQVRIPTMEVAEMKNGKKKVTKKKLMPGYVLVEMDMDEDLRFMIQSLPSVSTFVGSKDGGPEPLSVDEVKNLFVETGEFQSEEPVTPRLLFKVGDSLKIIDGPFANFTGVVDEIFPDKGRLRVKVEIFGRSTPVELDYLQVKTEP from the coding sequence ATGGCTGATTTGAAATGGTATGCGTTACAGACTTATTCCGGTCACGAGAATAAGGTCCAGAAGAATCTGGAAAAGCTGATCCAACAGCGCAAGCTGGAGGAGAAGATTTCTCAAGTGCGCATTCCTACCATGGAAGTCGCCGAGATGAAGAACGGCAAAAAGAAGGTCACTAAGAAAAAACTTATGCCGGGCTACGTTCTTGTTGAGATGGATATGGACGAGGACCTTCGTTTTATGATCCAAAGTCTTCCTTCTGTTTCCACTTTTGTGGGATCAAAAGATGGAGGACCGGAACCTCTTTCCGTAGACGAAGTGAAAAATCTTTTCGTGGAAACCGGAGAGTTCCAATCAGAGGAGCCGGTGACTCCTCGATTACTGTTTAAAGTGGGAGATAGCCTGAAGATTATCGACGGGCCTTTCGCTAATTTTACCGGAGTCGTAGATGAGATCTTCCCTGACAAAGGAAGACTCAGAGTGAAGGTAGAGATTTTCGGTCGCTCTACCCCTGTGGAATTAGATTATCTGCAGGTCAAAACCGAACCCTGA
- a CDS encoding discoidin domain-containing protein — MKYKGIIVVFFLSQIFCVNCGKKFDRENGVLIETIQATSYKEGYRPENVFISGKSWKPYVSRTPKEGITFFFANESKMDLPGVTAGYTKIDSIVFVCPASSVQEYATYINASFYGRAKCGEKFQIGSLVHSLYVEPVFSKGVQSIELDEIEFYKNDKKAPVLFPIGIDGKVIASSVTEPKEGYPAYNLFDGAKEFGWVEGKSDDGIGEYIQIDLEKEITLSGLEVYNGYQRSDEHFKKNGRVEKLSISNGAESTSVILLDRAGSQRILLSKPLTGKQFKFTIEAAWSGEKWKDTALSEMILLGPNLERYTVNDSQYLARERSIIEKAKGTPIGDILGDKLENTECMINDSITLRPNGSFVYWRSSSGNEGVDVVMDGNWILEKNSKEESQIYIFGRLYSVYKTIKNSGTGPYDSTDISEESKTEIFSDRLKLIKVGSHPEISCDGDAISSDASILDIKGTKIYGSYY; from the coding sequence GTGAAATATAAAGGCATCATAGTCGTATTCTTTTTATCGCAAATTTTTTGCGTAAACTGTGGCAAAAAATTCGATCGCGAAAACGGTGTATTAATAGAAACTATACAAGCTACTTCATATAAAGAAGGATATCGTCCGGAAAACGTTTTTATTTCCGGAAAGTCTTGGAAGCCTTACGTTTCACGGACACCTAAGGAAGGAATTACATTTTTCTTTGCCAATGAGTCAAAGATGGATTTGCCAGGAGTTACAGCAGGTTACACTAAAATAGATTCCATCGTATTTGTATGTCCCGCCTCCAGCGTTCAAGAGTATGCAACGTATATAAATGCTAGCTTCTACGGAAGGGCAAAATGTGGTGAAAAATTCCAAATTGGTTCGCTAGTACATTCCTTATACGTAGAACCTGTCTTTTCTAAGGGAGTGCAATCAATAGAGTTAGACGAGATTGAATTTTACAAAAATGATAAAAAAGCACCCGTTTTATTTCCTATCGGAATTGATGGAAAAGTCATAGCGAGTTCGGTAACGGAACCGAAAGAAGGATATCCTGCCTATAATCTCTTTGATGGAGCGAAAGAGTTCGGATGGGTGGAAGGAAAATCTGATGATGGGATTGGAGAATATATACAGATTGATCTAGAAAAAGAAATAACTCTATCCGGATTAGAAGTGTATAACGGATACCAAAGATCAGATGAGCATTTTAAAAAGAACGGTAGAGTGGAAAAACTTTCCATTTCTAATGGGGCTGAATCTACATCAGTAATCCTTTTAGATAGAGCTGGATCTCAAAGAATCCTTTTATCCAAACCTTTAACGGGAAAACAGTTTAAATTTACGATTGAAGCAGCATGGTCCGGAGAAAAATGGAAGGACACTGCCCTAAGTGAAATGATACTTTTAGGTCCAAATCTAGAACGTTACACTGTGAACGATTCACAGTATTTGGCGAGAGAAAGATCTATTATAGAAAAAGCCAAAGGTACTCCGATCGGAGATATTTTGGGAGATAAACTGGAAAATACTGAATGTATGATAAATGATAGCATCACATTGCGCCCTAACGGCAGCTTCGTATATTGGAGATCTTCGTCCGGGAATGAAGGTGTGGATGTGGTCATGGATGGAAATTGGATTTTAGAAAAAAATTCGAAAGAAGAAAGCCAAATCTATATTTTTGGAAGATTATATAGTGTATATAAAACTATCAAGAATTCTGGGACAGGCCCATATGATTCTACTGATATTTCAGAAGAATCTAAAACTGAAATTTTTTCGGACAGACTAAAATTAATAAAAGTAGGCTCTCATCCTGAGATTAGTTGTGATGGTGATGCGATTTCTTCTGATGCTAGTATACTCGATATAAAGGGGACAAAAATCTACGGTAGTTACTACTAA
- a CDS encoding VanW family protein — protein MNSDPFDFKKRVVRSSLRMLLGSLYFRIKRRILWILQRFDFAKNKSSEDFPFLIFEHKSPLLRKLKDVEMVLQYNKIKNLEIASRCLNGLIIEPGKVFSFWRLVGKPTSSRGFLPGMQLRNGGFFAKTGGGLCQMTNLIYWMTLHSPLTVIERWRHSFDVFPDSNRTLPFGSGATCAYNYIDLQIRNDTSAEYQLKVWLEGDFLKGEWRSNLPRIFSYEVYESRHQFRGEPWGGYTRRNEIRRKIFEDDTLVEDQFITENTAWVMYNPLLSE, from the coding sequence ATGAATTCAGATCCATTTGATTTTAAAAAACGAGTTGTTCGCTCTTCTTTAAGAATGCTTTTGGGGAGCCTATATTTCAGGATAAAAAGAAGAATATTATGGATATTGCAAAGATTCGATTTTGCAAAAAATAAATCCTCAGAAGATTTTCCTTTCTTGATCTTCGAACATAAATCTCCTCTTCTCCGGAAGTTAAAGGATGTAGAGATGGTTTTACAATATAATAAGATTAAAAATTTAGAAATCGCATCCCGGTGCTTGAATGGTTTGATCATAGAACCTGGAAAGGTTTTTTCATTTTGGCGTTTGGTGGGTAAACCAACTTCAAGCAGAGGATTTTTACCAGGCATGCAACTTCGCAATGGAGGGTTCTTCGCAAAAACAGGTGGGGGTTTATGCCAAATGACTAATTTGATCTATTGGATGACTCTCCATTCTCCCTTAACTGTAATCGAAAGATGGAGGCACAGTTTTGATGTATTTCCTGATTCAAATCGCACTTTACCATTTGGGTCGGGAGCAACATGTGCTTATAATTATATAGATCTTCAGATCCGGAACGACACAAGCGCGGAATACCAACTTAAGGTATGGTTAGAAGGTGATTTTTTAAAAGGAGAATGGAGATCCAATTTACCGAGAATCTTCTCCTATGAGGTCTATGAATCTAGACATCAATTTAGAGGGGAGCCTTGGGGAGGTTATACTCGCCGAAACGAAATCCGAAGAAAGATATTCGAAGATGATACCTTGGTTGAGGATCAATTTATAACTGAGAATACCGCATGGGTAATGTATAATCCCCTTTTATCTGAATAA
- a CDS encoding ankyrin repeat domain-containing protein, with product MNLFTSKFTFLSFYVKGCFFLLTIFLTSCISTQYAGGGGSPYPSDFVYKGDLFGLQNCLRSGYSIDTRDPFTRNFTPLMIAAREGEVEIAEFLVRSGADINAKTRDGHTALMMAVYNRNLDIVKLLLKNGANVHIKSKQGHTAFSEASLEESILIKELLLPYDIGPKK from the coding sequence ATGAATCTTTTCACTTCCAAATTCACCTTTCTTTCTTTTTACGTTAAGGGGTGCTTTTTCCTTTTAACGATTTTTTTAACGAGTTGTATCTCCACTCAATATGCCGGCGGAGGAGGAAGTCCTTATCCTTCGGATTTTGTTTATAAAGGAGATCTATTCGGTTTACAGAATTGTTTGAGATCCGGTTATTCCATAGATACAAGAGATCCTTTTACCAGGAATTTTACTCCTTTGATGATCGCTGCAAGAGAAGGGGAAGTTGAGATAGCAGAATTTTTAGTTCGCAGCGGCGCTGATATCAATGCCAAAACCAGAGACGGTCATACAGCGCTTATGATGGCAGTTTATAATCGAAATCTGGATATAGTGAAACTTCTTTTGAAGAATGGAGCGAATGTCCATATAAAAAGTAAACAAGGGCATACAGCATTTTCAGAAGCTAGTTTGGAGGAATCTATCCTGATCAAAGAATTGCTTCTTCCTTATGATATCGGTCCAAAAAAATGA
- the rplJ gene encoding 50S ribosomal protein L10, translating into MPSQEKIEAVAELKGRLEKRSDFILASYSGLTVEEITNLRAKLRKEGSEMKVIKNNLFLLALKESEKHKDKNIAFGSEYQGPLAAIFADANLPSAAKILKEYAKTNKNLILKAGYLDGSVLNAEDVEAIAGLPSREQLLAQIAGGINGPARSIASGLNQIIAGLARAIQAVAEKNNQ; encoded by the coding sequence ATGCCCAGCCAGGAAAAAATTGAAGCAGTTGCCGAATTAAAAGGCAGATTAGAAAAACGTAGCGACTTTATCCTAGCCAGCTACAGCGGACTCACAGTAGAAGAGATCACTAATCTTCGCGCGAAACTTCGTAAAGAAGGTTCCGAGATGAAAGTGATCAAGAACAATCTCTTTCTACTGGCACTGAAAGAATCCGAGAAGCATAAGGATAAGAACATCGCCTTTGGATCCGAATACCAAGGACCTCTAGCGGCGATTTTTGCGGATGCAAATCTTCCAAGCGCAGCCAAAATCCTAAAAGAATACGCTAAGACGAATAAGAATCTTATTCTGAAAGCGGGTTATTTAGACGGATCTGTTCTGAACGCAGAAGATGTGGAAGCAATCGCAGGTCTTCCGTCAAGAGAGCAACTCTTGGCTCAAATCGCAGGCGGTATCAACGGTCCGGCAAGAAGCATCGCTTCTGGTCTGAACCAAATTATCGCAGGACTTGCAAGAGCTATCCAAGCAGTCGCAGAGAAGAACAATCAGTAA
- the rplL gene encoding 50S ribosomal protein L7/L12: MSTTEALLEQLGKLTLVEAADLVKKMEEKFGISAAAPVAVAAAAPAGGGAAAAEEPASFNVVLKGFGDKKIEVIKVVREITGLGLKEAKDLVEAGGKSVKEGVAKAEADDIKKKLEAVGAQIELKAV, translated from the coding sequence ATGTCTACCACTGAAGCGTTATTAGAGCAACTCGGCAAACTTACCCTTGTGGAAGCAGCCGACCTAGTTAAGAAAATGGAGGAGAAGTTCGGAATTTCCGCAGCGGCTCCAGTAGCAGTAGCTGCAGCGGCACCAGCAGGTGGCGGAGCAGCGGCAGCAGAAGAGCCTGCTTCCTTCAACGTTGTATTGAAAGGTTTCGGCGATAAAAAAATCGAAGTTATCAAGGTTGTTCGCGAGATCACCGGTCTTGGCTTGAAAGAAGCAAAAGACTTGGTAGAAGCTGGCGGAAAGTCTGTTAAAGAAGGCGTTGCGAAAGCAGAAGCTGACGACATCAAAAAGAAATTAGAAGCTGTCGGAGCTCAAATCGAACTTAAGGCTGTCTAA
- the rplK gene encoding 50S ribosomal protein L11 gives MAAKKVVKQIKLQVEAGKANPAPPVGPALGQAGLNIMEFCKQFNERSKSQIGYKLPVVITVFSDRSFTFITKSPPAALLVKKAIGLETGSATPHTVKVGKITRKQLEEIAKTKMEDLNANDVDAAVQIIAGTCRSMGVTVEG, from the coding sequence ATGGCAGCAAAAAAAGTAGTAAAGCAGATTAAGCTCCAGGTTGAAGCCGGTAAGGCCAACCCTGCTCCTCCAGTCGGACCGGCTCTCGGTCAGGCAGGATTGAACATCATGGAGTTCTGCAAGCAGTTCAACGAGAGATCTAAGTCCCAGATCGGGTACAAACTTCCCGTTGTAATCACAGTATTCTCCGACAGGAGTTTTACATTCATTACCAAGTCCCCTCCGGCAGCTCTTCTTGTTAAGAAAGCGATCGGATTAGAGACTGGTTCCGCAACTCCTCATACTGTTAAGGTAGGGAAGATCACTCGTAAGCAATTAGAAGAAATTGCTAAAACCAAAATGGAAGACTTAAACGCGAATGATGTGGACGCAGCTGTTCAAATTATCGCCGGAACTTGTCGTTCTATGGGCGTTACGGTAGAGGGTTAA
- a CDS encoding helix-turn-helix domain-containing protein: MNEFGIQSYTSLFLVFSIGLAFLFSLGEIFSSPRGEKQNLLAFIFFLVGIFLTHAFLLTCKMIIYFPGLYLTHLPVSGLMGPFIERYLLLAMGNTPESKKIFYLKMIPALAIFLWMSPFYFSGGPEKIELLKSLQTTGLPLFLKIPVLSTMGVMFAFLFSTFFRLFWGFRLSVIYKDPRMLTILVVSIAILIILLYGFISVFFGSIRGLEGVGSLIGIFLCALYILRQGFPEFFLEVQRVVEEEKKYRASQLGGLDLEDIKQNLEDLFQKEKVFLKEDLTLGFLAGKLEISTHQLSEYLNNEIGKNFFQLLNEYRVEEAKKKIESDPAEVLLSIAYSSGFGSKSAFNEVFRKETGFTPSEYRNKIRKNKSK; encoded by the coding sequence ATGAACGAGTTCGGGATCCAATCTTATACTTCTTTATTTTTAGTCTTTTCAATCGGACTCGCATTTTTATTTTCTTTGGGAGAAATATTTTCTTCTCCTAGAGGAGAAAAACAAAACTTACTAGCTTTTATTTTTTTCTTAGTGGGGATCTTTCTCACTCATGCATTCTTGCTCACTTGCAAGATGATCATTTACTTCCCGGGTCTATATCTAACACATCTTCCTGTTTCGGGACTCATGGGACCTTTTATAGAACGTTATCTTCTTCTTGCTATGGGGAATACTCCCGAATCTAAAAAAATTTTTTATCTGAAGATGATCCCCGCTCTTGCAATATTTTTATGGATGTCTCCTTTTTATTTTTCAGGCGGACCAGAAAAGATCGAATTACTCAAAAGTCTGCAAACTACGGGCCTTCCCCTATTTTTAAAAATTCCAGTGCTAAGCACAATGGGAGTTATGTTTGCATTTTTATTTTCCACATTCTTTCGTTTATTCTGGGGCTTTAGATTATCGGTCATATACAAAGACCCGAGAATGCTTACAATCTTAGTAGTAAGCATAGCTATTTTAATTATTTTATTATATGGTTTCATATCCGTATTTTTCGGATCCATCAGAGGGTTAGAAGGAGTAGGTTCTCTGATCGGGATCTTTTTATGTGCTTTGTACATTCTACGACAAGGATTTCCTGAATTTTTCTTAGAAGTCCAACGAGTGGTAGAAGAAGAGAAAAAATACAGAGCCTCCCAATTGGGCGGATTGGATTTAGAGGATATTAAACAAAATCTAGAAGACCTATTCCAAAAGGAGAAGGTATTCTTAAAGGAAGATCTGACCCTTGGGTTTTTGGCAGGCAAATTAGAGATCAGCACTCACCAACTTTCAGAATATCTGAACAACGAAATTGGAAAGAATTTTTTCCAATTATTGAATGAATACAGAGTAGAAGAGGCCAAAAAGAAAATAGAATCCGATCCTGCCGAAGTTTTATTGTCTATCGCCTACTCTTCAGGATTCGGCTCCAAATCCGCTTTTAACGAGGTTTTCCGAAAGGAGACCGGATTTACCCCTTCCGAATACAGAAACAAGATCCGCAAAAATAAGTCCAAATAG
- a CDS encoding NADPH-dependent FMN reductase, translating to MKVLAVSGSLRKGSSNTALLLAAKRIANDPLQITLADPLDRIPHFNPDLDTDSPPKEVTQWRKELKEADAILFSSPEYAFAIPGVLKNALDWIVSSAELYGKPVGLINASPGYGGASKAQEAFLHLLNVLTVKINDDCVLSIPAVNKKVDPEGYITDAQTERNLRNFLENLENLIRESG from the coding sequence ATGAAAGTACTCGCAGTTTCCGGAAGTTTAAGGAAAGGTTCTTCCAATACAGCCTTATTACTCGCAGCAAAAAGGATCGCAAATGATCCTTTGCAAATTACTCTCGCAGATCCATTGGATCGGATCCCACATTTTAATCCTGATTTAGATACTGATTCTCCTCCTAAAGAAGTTACGCAATGGAGAAAGGAATTGAAAGAAGCTGATGCCATTCTTTTTTCCAGTCCTGAATATGCGTTTGCGATCCCGGGAGTTTTGAAGAATGCACTGGATTGGATCGTATCCAGCGCGGAACTTTATGGAAAGCCGGTTGGACTCATCAATGCATCTCCTGGTTACGGGGGAGCTTCCAAGGCCCAGGAAGCTTTTTTACATTTATTGAATGTTCTTACAGTAAAGATAAACGATGATTGTGTTCTAAGTATTCCTGCTGTGAATAAGAAAGTGGATCCAGAAGGGTACATAACGGATGCTCAAACCGAAAGGAATCTGCGAAATTTTTTGGAGAATCTAGAAAATTTAATACGAGAATCCGGTTAA